Proteins from a genomic interval of Piscinibacter sp. HJYY11:
- a CDS encoding TRAP transporter large permease subunit, producing MTMENFAPVMFLGLILIMLIGFPVAFSLSALGLLCGFYAIYMGWFPPEFMSALPLNVFGILSNDLLLAIPFFTLMGAILEKCGLAEDMLDSMGQLFGPVRGGLGYSVIIVGFILGAITGTVAGQVIAMAMISLPVMMRYGYNMRYATGVLAASGTITQLVPPSLVLVVLADQLGRSVGDMYKGAWGPSILQVLLFALYTFLLSRIKPSHVPGVPKEARTLSGFQLWAKCLRGIIPSAILIFAVLGSMGGLPGIKTAICTPTEAGAMGAVGAFILAAIHRRLNWPLVKEAMTGTMRITAMVVFILIGSRVFSLVFQGVDGAKWIEHLLSDLPGGQIGFLIVVNIFIFFLAFFLDFFEIAFIILPLLGPVAEKLGINMIWFGVLLCVNMQTSFMHPPFGFALFYLRGISDTLFKNGALPRKVLSSDIYLGSIPWVILQLLLVVIVIFFPQTVTVFLDKEQKIDLDKVKIEAPTDGGYGNQNENLDDLFKRANENDQKK from the coding sequence ATGACGATGGAGAACTTTGCCCCAGTCATGTTCCTGGGGCTGATCCTGATCATGCTGATCGGCTTCCCGGTGGCCTTCTCGCTGTCGGCGCTCGGCCTGCTGTGCGGCTTCTACGCCATCTACATGGGCTGGTTCCCGCCGGAGTTCATGTCGGCGCTGCCGCTCAACGTGTTCGGCATCCTGTCCAACGACCTGTTGCTGGCCATCCCGTTCTTCACGCTGATGGGCGCCATCCTCGAGAAGTGCGGCCTCGCCGAAGACATGCTCGACTCCATGGGCCAGCTCTTCGGCCCGGTGCGCGGCGGCCTCGGCTACTCGGTGATCATCGTCGGCTTCATCCTCGGTGCCATCACCGGCACGGTGGCCGGCCAGGTGATCGCGATGGCGATGATCTCGCTGCCGGTGATGATGCGCTACGGCTACAACATGCGCTATGCGACCGGCGTGCTGGCCGCGTCGGGCACCATCACCCAGCTCGTGCCGCCCTCGCTCGTGCTGGTGGTGCTGGCCGACCAGCTCGGCCGCTCGGTGGGCGACATGTACAAGGGCGCCTGGGGCCCGTCGATCCTGCAGGTGCTGCTCTTCGCGCTCTACACCTTCCTGCTGTCGCGCATCAAGCCGAGCCACGTGCCGGGCGTGCCCAAGGAGGCGCGCACGCTCTCCGGTTTCCAGCTGTGGGCCAAGTGCCTGCGCGGCATCATCCCCTCGGCCATCCTGATCTTCGCCGTGCTGGGCAGCATGGGTGGCCTGCCCGGCATCAAGACCGCCATCTGCACGCCCACCGAAGCGGGCGCGATGGGGGCGGTCGGTGCGTTCATCCTCGCCGCGATCCACCGCCGCCTGAACTGGCCGCTCGTGAAAGAAGCCATGACCGGCACCATGCGCATCACCGCGATGGTGGTGTTCATCCTGATCGGCTCGCGTGTGTTCTCGCTGGTGTTCCAGGGCGTCGACGGCGCCAAGTGGATCGAGCACCTGTTGTCCGATCTGCCCGGTGGCCAGATCGGCTTCCTCATCGTCGTCAACATCTTCATCTTCTTCCTGGCCTTCTTCCTCGACTTCTTCGAGATCGCCTTCATCATTCTGCCGCTGCTGGGCCCGGTGGCCGAAAAGCTCGGCATCAACATGATCTGGTTCGGCGTGCTGCTGTGCGTGAACATGCAGACGAGCTTCATGCACCCGCCCTTCGGCTTCGCGCTCTTCTACCTGCGTGGCATCTCCGACACGCTCTTCAAGAACGGCGCACTGCCGCGCAAGGTGCTGTCGAGCGACATCTACCTCGGCTCCATCCCGTGGGTGATCCTGCAGTTGCTGCTGGTGGTGATCGTGATCTTCTTCCCGCAGACGGTGACGGTGTTCCTCGACAAGGAACAGAAGATCGATCTCGACAAGGTCAAGATCGAAGCGCCCACCGACGGCGGCTACGGCAACCAGAACGAAAACCTCGACGACCTGTTCAAGCGGGCCAACGAGAACGACCAGAAGAAGTGA
- a CDS encoding cache domain-containing protein, translating into MRLKLKVFLLAVIPLLASAALIAWAVAQQEKSLSERERALVESAYMANKQTELRHYVDLAQSVIAPLYTSGRDDEATKAEAMRLLAALDYGADGYFFLYDMSGRNLMHPRQPELMGRNLWDMRDAQGRPIIQQLIGKAREGGGYVQYVWQKPSSQQITPKLGYVVSLPRWNWMLGTGLYLDDIHATLAELDEQVSDNVRTTMWWIAGIALAGIAVLGACGLALNLSESREADHKLRLLARQVVKSQEDERAHLSRELHDGTSQTLVSIKLLLESAQAQLDRDRSAPLTKALARLNDALHEVRNISHRLRPAELDVLGLPAALEQMGREFSEHSEMAFDMRVGGGASALPDAISTVLFRVTQEALTNIEKHASASEVQLRLVFGTTGVRLRITDDGVGFDAQAVALDPRRGIGLRNMRERVESIGGQFSVRSRAGRTEVVADVPASAIKRLSPSERLAA; encoded by the coding sequence ATGCGCCTCAAGCTCAAGGTCTTCCTGCTGGCGGTGATCCCGCTGCTGGCGTCGGCCGCGCTCATCGCGTGGGCCGTCGCCCAGCAGGAGAAGAGCCTGTCCGAGCGCGAACGCGCGCTGGTCGAATCGGCCTACATGGCCAACAAGCAGACCGAGCTGCGCCACTACGTCGACCTCGCGCAAAGCGTGATCGCGCCGCTCTACACCTCGGGCCGCGACGACGAGGCGACCAAGGCCGAAGCCATGCGCCTGCTCGCCGCGCTGGACTACGGTGCCGACGGCTACTTCTTCCTCTACGACATGAGCGGGCGCAACCTCATGCACCCGCGCCAGCCCGAGCTCATGGGCCGCAATCTCTGGGACATGCGCGACGCCCAGGGCCGGCCCATCATCCAGCAGCTGATCGGCAAGGCACGCGAAGGCGGCGGCTATGTGCAGTACGTGTGGCAGAAGCCGTCATCACAGCAGATCACGCCCAAGCTCGGCTACGTGGTCTCGCTTCCGCGCTGGAACTGGATGCTCGGCACCGGCCTGTACCTCGACGACATCCACGCCACGCTGGCCGAGCTCGACGAGCAGGTCAGCGACAACGTGCGCACGACCATGTGGTGGATCGCCGGCATTGCGCTCGCCGGCATCGCGGTGCTCGGTGCCTGCGGCCTGGCGCTGAACCTCAGTGAATCGCGCGAGGCCGACCACAAGCTGCGGCTGCTTGCCCGTCAGGTGGTGAAGTCGCAGGAAGACGAACGCGCCCACCTGTCGCGCGAGCTGCACGACGGCACCAGCCAGACGCTCGTCTCCATCAAGCTGTTGCTCGAATCGGCCCAGGCCCAGCTCGACCGCGACCGCAGCGCACCGCTGACGAAAGCGCTGGCCCGTCTCAACGATGCCCTGCACGAGGTTCGCAACATCTCGCACCGCCTGCGCCCCGCCGAGCTCGACGTGCTGGGCCTGCCGGCCGCGCTGGAGCAGATGGGCCGCGAGTTCAGCGAGCACAGCGAGATGGCCTTCGACATGCGCGTGGGCGGCGGCGCCTCGGCCCTGCCCGATGCCATCAGCACCGTGCTCTTCCGCGTCACGCAAGAGGCCCTGACCAACATCGAGAAGCACGCAAGTGCCAGCGAAGTGCAGCTGCGCCTCGTCTTCGGCACGACCGGCGTGCGACTGCGCATCACCGACGACGGCGTCGGCTTCGACGCGCAAGCCGTGGCGCTCGACCCGCGCCGAGGCATCGGCCTGCGCAACATGCGCGAGCGGGTCGAATCGATCGGCGGCCAGTTCAGCGTGCGTTCGCGCGCCGGCCGCACCGAGGTCGTCGCCGATGTGCCTGCCTCTGCGATCAAGCGCCTGTCCCCCTCCGAACGCCTCGCCGCATGA
- a CDS encoding TRAP transporter small permease subunit has product MSALLKLAHLIDALNDRFGSIAKWAVFLSCFISAANAAVRYAFNYSSNAFLEIQWYLFAACVMLGASQVLRVNEHVRVDVVYGRFPARGRVYIDLFGLIFFLLPVMALMLYFSFPLFLKMFHSGEMSGNAGGLIRWPAMLMLPLGFAMVLLQGVSEIIKRIGWLQHKYEMDTHYERPLQ; this is encoded by the coding sequence GTGTCAGCCCTACTCAAACTGGCGCATCTGATCGATGCGCTCAACGACCGCTTCGGCAGCATCGCCAAGTGGGCCGTCTTCCTCTCGTGCTTCATCAGCGCGGCCAACGCCGCGGTGCGCTACGCCTTCAACTACAGCTCCAACGCCTTTCTCGAGATCCAGTGGTATCTCTTCGCGGCCTGCGTGATGCTCGGCGCCTCGCAGGTGCTGCGCGTCAACGAGCACGTGCGCGTCGACGTGGTCTACGGGCGCTTCCCTGCCCGTGGGCGTGTCTACATCGACCTCTTCGGCCTCATCTTCTTCCTGCTGCCGGTGATGGCGCTGATGCTGTATTTCTCGTTCCCGCTCTTCCTGAAGATGTTCCACAGCGGGGAGATGTCGGGCAACGCCGGTGGCCTGATCCGCTGGCCGGCGATGCTGATGCTGCCGCTCGGCTTCGCAATGGTGCTGCTTCAGGGTGTCTCCGAGATCATCAAGCGCATCGGCTGGCTCCAACACAAGTACGAGATGGACACGCACTACGAGAGGCCGCTGCAATGA
- a CDS encoding response regulator transcription factor gives MNTTRSTRIAIVDDHPLVRDGLKLRLSAHPALALVGEAGDAAEASAMVERSAPELVLMDVGMKGTNGIELTALLLQRHPHLRVLMLSMYDNPEYVNRAMQAGARGYVLKDAPSDEILDAIAAITAGRTYLSAAISGRMSRSQAPKPVLSLRESEILAGLARGHASRQIAEALGLSVRTVETHRQNIRRKLGLAGQAELIKYAVEHAGDVLVTRAAS, from the coding sequence ATGAACACCACCCGCTCCACCCGCATTGCGATCGTCGACGACCACCCGCTGGTGCGCGACGGGCTCAAGCTGCGCCTGTCCGCCCACCCTGCGCTGGCCCTCGTCGGCGAAGCAGGCGACGCCGCCGAAGCCTCTGCCATGGTCGAACGCAGCGCCCCCGAGCTGGTGCTGATGGACGTCGGCATGAAGGGCACCAACGGCATCGAGCTCACTGCCCTGCTGCTGCAACGCCACCCGCACCTGCGCGTGCTGATGCTCAGCATGTACGACAACCCCGAGTACGTGAACCGCGCCATGCAGGCAGGCGCCCGCGGCTACGTGCTGAAGGACGCGCCGTCGGACGAGATCCTCGACGCGATCGCCGCCATCACCGCCGGCCGCACCTACCTGAGTGCCGCGATTTCCGGGCGGATGTCACGCTCGCAGGCGCCGAAGCCGGTGCTCTCGCTGCGCGAGAGCGAGATTCTGGCCGGCCTTGCGCGCGGGCACGCGAGCCGGCAGATCGCCGAAGCCCTCGGACTGAGCGTGCGCACCGTCGAAACCCACCGGCAAAACATCCGCCGCAAGCTCGGCCTGGCCGGCCAGGCCGAACTCATCAAGTACGCGGTAGAACACGCAGGCGACGTCCTCGTCACACGCGCCGCGTCATGA
- a CDS encoding TRAP transporter substrate-binding protein — MDRRKFVGNAGLAGVLAAGVAPAVVHAQATLRWRLASSFPKSLDTIFGAAEVFAKKVNEMSGGKFQISVHAAGELMPAFGVVDGVQNATVEVAHTAPYYFFGKDETFALGCAIPFGLNSRQMSAWMYEGNGLKLMREFYKAYNIVNFPGGNTGAQMGGWFRKEIKSIGDMKGLKMRIGGFGGKVLERLGSVPQNIPGGEIYPALEKGTIDAAEWVGPYDDQKLGFNKVAPHYCYPGWWEGGPQLDFFINSKAYDGLSSEYKSIIECAAALAHVDMQAKYDYRNPTALKQLVGAGTKLFRFPRDVMEAAFKASNEIYADLSSKNQNWRKVFEDYNKMRADQNLWFRFAEAAFDDFMQSQKL, encoded by the coding sequence ATGGATCGTCGGAAATTCGTGGGCAATGCAGGGCTTGCCGGCGTGCTCGCCGCGGGTGTGGCGCCTGCCGTGGTGCATGCGCAGGCCACGCTGCGCTGGCGCCTGGCGTCGAGCTTTCCCAAGTCGCTCGACACCATCTTCGGCGCGGCAGAAGTCTTCGCCAAGAAGGTCAACGAAATGTCGGGTGGCAAGTTCCAGATCTCGGTGCATGCCGCCGGCGAGCTGATGCCTGCCTTCGGCGTGGTCGACGGCGTGCAGAACGCCACCGTCGAGGTCGCGCACACCGCGCCGTACTACTTCTTCGGCAAGGATGAGACCTTCGCCCTCGGTTGCGCCATTCCCTTCGGCCTGAACTCGCGCCAGATGAGCGCGTGGATGTACGAAGGCAACGGCCTGAAGCTGATGCGCGAGTTCTACAAGGCCTACAACATCGTCAACTTCCCCGGCGGCAACACGGGCGCGCAGATGGGTGGCTGGTTCCGCAAGGAGATCAAGTCGATCGGCGACATGAAGGGCCTGAAGATGCGCATCGGCGGCTTCGGCGGCAAGGTGCTGGAACGCCTGGGCTCGGTGCCGCAGAACATCCCCGGCGGTGAGATCTACCCGGCGCTGGAAAAGGGCACGATCGACGCGGCCGAGTGGGTGGGCCCATACGACGACCAGAAGCTCGGCTTCAACAAGGTTGCCCCGCACTACTGCTACCCCGGTTGGTGGGAAGGCGGCCCGCAGCTCGACTTCTTCATCAACAGCAAGGCCTATGACGGACTGTCGAGCGAGTACAAGTCGATCATCGAGTGCGCCGCGGCACTCGCGCACGTCGACATGCAGGCCAAGTACGACTACCGCAACCCGACGGCGCTGAAGCAGCTCGTGGGCGCAGGCACCAAGCTCTTCCGCTTCCCGCGGGACGTGATGGAAGCCGCCTTCAAGGCCTCGAACGAGATCTATGCCGACCTGTCGTCGAAGAACCAGAACTGGCGCAAGGTCTTCGAGGACTACAACAAGATGCGCGCGGACCAGAACCTGTGGTTCCGCTTCGCCGAAGCGGCGTTCGACGACTTCATGCAATCGCAGAAGCTCTGA
- a CDS encoding GatB/YqeY domain-containing protein, which yields MSLKDKITEDMKSAMRAKEADRLLTIRGLLAAMKQKEVDERVTLDDAAVIGIVDKLIKQRKDSISQFAAAGRTDLVDKETAELKVLEGYLPQRMSADEINAEVAKIVASLGASGPGDMGKVMGAVKAQLAGKADMSLVSAAVKQALAR from the coding sequence ATGAGCCTGAAAGACAAGATCACCGAAGACATGAAGTCCGCCATGCGGGCCAAGGAAGCCGATCGCCTGCTCACCATCCGTGGCCTGCTGGCGGCCATGAAGCAGAAGGAAGTCGACGAGCGCGTGACGCTCGATGACGCCGCGGTGATCGGCATCGTCGACAAACTCATCAAGCAGCGCAAGGATTCGATCAGCCAGTTCGCCGCCGCGGGCCGCACCGATCTGGTCGACAAGGAAACGGCCGAACTCAAGGTGCTCGAGGGTTACCTGCCCCAGCGCATGAGCGCCGATGAGATCAACGCCGAAGTGGCGAAGATTGTGGCCAGCCTCGGGGCCAGCGGCCCGGGCGACATGGGCAAGGTGATGGGCGCCGTGAAGGCCCAACTCGCCGGCAAGGCCGACATGAGCCTCGTCTCCGCCGCCGTCAAACAAGCTCTCGCACGCTGA
- the rpsU gene encoding 30S ribosomal protein S21 — protein sequence MTSIRVKENEPFDVALRRFKRTIEKLGLLTDLRAREFYEKPTAERKRKKAAAVKRHFKRIRSMQLPKRLY from the coding sequence ATGACTTCTATTCGCGTCAAAGAAAACGAACCGTTCGACGTGGCCCTGCGCCGCTTCAAGCGCACCATCGAAAAGCTGGGCCTGCTGACCGACCTGCGCGCCCGCGAGTTCTATGAGAAGCCCACCGCCGAGCGCAAGCGCAAGAAGGCCGCCGCGGTCAAGCGCCACTTCAAGCGCATCCGCAGCATGCAGCTGCCCAAGCGCCTGTACTGA
- a CDS encoding TRAP transporter substrate-binding protein, whose translation MERRSFIRHTGLAGVLAAGAAPAIVNAQAAVRWRLASSFPKSLDTIYGGGEVFAKKVSELTGGKFQISVHSAGEIVPALGVVDAVQNATIEMAHTVPYYFFGKDETFAIGASIPFGLNSRQMSAWTFEGNGLKLMREFYRNYNIVNFPGGNTGAQMGGWFRKEIKSVADMKGLKFRIGGFAGRIIERLGAVPQNLPGGDIYPALEKGTLDAAEWVGPYDDQKLGFNKVAPNYYYPGWWEGGPQVDLFINSKAYDSLSAEYKAVVQAASSHTHVDMQAKYDARNPAALKQLVGSGTKLHRFPKDVLEACFKTSMDYYAELSSKNPNWKKVYEDFAKFRADQVLWFRFAEAGFDDFMQAQKF comes from the coding sequence ATGGAACGTCGCTCGTTCATTCGTCATACCGGCCTGGCCGGCGTGCTGGCCGCAGGGGCCGCGCCGGCCATCGTCAACGCCCAGGCCGCCGTGCGCTGGCGCCTGGCGTCGAGCTTCCCGAAATCGCTCGACACCATCTATGGCGGTGGCGAAGTCTTCGCGAAGAAGGTTTCCGAGCTCACCGGCGGCAAGTTCCAGATCTCGGTGCACTCGGCGGGCGAGATCGTGCCCGCGCTGGGCGTGGTCGATGCGGTGCAGAACGCCACCATCGAGATGGCGCACACGGTGCCCTACTACTTCTTCGGCAAGGACGAGACCTTCGCCATCGGCGCCTCGATCCCCTTCGGCCTGAACTCGCGCCAGATGAGCGCCTGGACGTTCGAAGGCAACGGCCTGAAGCTGATGCGCGAGTTCTACCGCAACTACAACATCGTCAACTTCCCCGGTGGCAACACCGGTGCGCAGATGGGCGGCTGGTTCCGCAAGGAGATCAAGTCGGTCGCCGACATGAAGGGCCTCAAGTTCCGCATCGGCGGATTTGCCGGCCGCATCATCGAGCGTCTCGGCGCCGTGCCGCAGAACCTGCCGGGTGGCGACATCTACCCCGCCCTCGAAAAGGGCACGCTCGACGCGGCCGAGTGGGTGGGTCCGTACGACGACCAGAAGCTCGGCTTCAACAAGGTCGCGCCCAACTACTACTACCCCGGCTGGTGGGAAGGTGGCCCGCAGGTCGACCTCTTCATCAACAGCAAGGCGTACGACAGCCTGTCGGCCGAGTACAAGGCGGTGGTGCAGGCCGCCTCGTCGCACACGCATGTGGACATGCAGGCCAAGTACGACGCCCGCAACCCGGCCGCGCTGAAGCAACTGGTGGGCAGCGGCACCAAGCTGCACCGCTTCCCGAAGGACGTGCTTGAGGCTTGCTTCAAGACCTCGATGGACTACTACGCCGAACTCTCCAGCAAGAACCCGAACTGGAAGAAGGTCTACGAGGACTTCGCCAAGTTCCGCGCCGACCAGGTGCTGTGGTTCCGCTTCGCCGAAGCCGGCTTCGACGACTTCATGCAGGCGCAGAAGTTCTGA
- a CDS encoding TIGR01244 family sulfur transferase encodes MTTPQVMPVAPDVCVAPQLDPSAMAWAAQNGFKSVVNNRPDFEGGPDQPTNASIEAAARAAGLEYAYLPVSGGYQSPEEIERFAELLRTLPRPLLAFCRSGARSGKLFQAASSL; translated from the coding sequence ATGACGACTCCCCAAGTGATGCCCGTGGCGCCCGACGTGTGCGTCGCTCCCCAGCTCGACCCGTCGGCCATGGCCTGGGCCGCGCAGAACGGCTTCAAGAGCGTGGTCAACAACCGCCCCGACTTCGAAGGCGGCCCTGACCAGCCGACCAACGCTTCCATCGAAGCGGCGGCCCGCGCCGCCGGCCTCGAATACGCCTACCTGCCGGTGAGCGGGGGCTACCAGTCGCCGGAGGAGATCGAGCGTTTCGCCGAGCTGCTGCGCACGCTGCCACGCCCTCTGCTCGCCTTCTGCCGCTCGGGCGCCCGCTCGGGCAAGCTCTTCCAGGCGGCAAGCAGCCTCTGA
- a CDS encoding NAD(P)/FAD-dependent oxidoreductase codes for MGRFDAVVIGGGAAGLFCAGMAGQLGARVLLIDHSEKVAEKIRISGGGRCNFTNRDAGPGNFISANPHFCRSALARYTPQDFLSLVQRHRIPWHEKHKGQLFCDESSEDIIGMLLRECEQGRVTRWHGCGVQAVRSTARGFELDTDQGTVLAGKVVVATGGLSIPKIGATDFGYRLAKQFGHRLIETRPALVPLTFDAAAWAPFAAMSGLSLPVEIRTGPAKGGMAFLEDLLFTHRGLSGPAVLQISSYWRAGSPLRLNLAPHLDLARHLTQAKSGSRRKLQTELAALLPQRLAEGWLARHPTMADRLLADLRDRDLQTLADSLQAWELIPSGTEGYRKAEVTAGGVDTRELSSQTLESRLTPGLFFIGEVVDVTGWLGGYNFQWAWASAAACAQALAAPPQSSH; via the coding sequence ATGGGGAGATTCGATGCAGTCGTGATCGGTGGTGGCGCAGCAGGCCTTTTCTGTGCCGGCATGGCGGGGCAACTGGGCGCCAGGGTCCTGCTGATCGACCACAGCGAGAAAGTGGCCGAGAAGATCCGCATCTCGGGCGGCGGCCGCTGCAACTTCACCAACCGGGACGCCGGCCCGGGGAATTTCATCTCGGCCAACCCGCACTTCTGCCGCTCGGCGCTCGCGCGCTACACGCCGCAGGATTTCCTCTCGCTCGTGCAGCGCCACCGAATTCCCTGGCACGAGAAGCACAAGGGCCAGCTCTTCTGCGACGAGTCGTCGGAAGACATCATCGGCATGCTGCTGCGCGAATGCGAGCAAGGCCGCGTGACGCGGTGGCATGGGTGCGGTGTGCAGGCGGTGCGGTCGACCGCGCGGGGGTTCGAGCTCGACACCGACCAAGGCACGGTCCTCGCCGGCAAAGTCGTGGTCGCCACCGGCGGCCTGTCCATTCCCAAGATCGGCGCGACAGACTTCGGCTATCGGCTGGCGAAGCAATTTGGCCATCGGCTCATCGAGACACGGCCCGCCCTCGTGCCGCTGACGTTCGACGCAGCCGCGTGGGCGCCCTTCGCTGCGATGTCAGGTCTGTCCTTGCCGGTCGAGATCCGTACCGGCCCGGCGAAGGGCGGCATGGCTTTCCTCGAAGATCTGCTGTTCACCCACCGCGGCCTGAGCGGCCCGGCCGTGCTCCAGATTTCCAGCTACTGGCGGGCGGGCAGCCCGTTGCGCCTCAATCTCGCACCGCACCTCGACCTCGCCCGCCACCTCACCCAAGCCAAGTCCGGCTCGAGGCGCAAGCTGCAAACCGAATTGGCCGCCCTGCTGCCACAGCGTCTCGCCGAAGGCTGGCTGGCCCGCCACCCCACGATGGCTGACCGACTGCTTGCGGACCTGCGCGACCGCGACCTCCAGACCCTCGCCGACAGCCTGCAAGCCTGGGAACTGATCCCATCCGGCACCGAGGGCTACCGCAAGGCCGAGGTCACCGCCGGCGGGGTGGACACGCGGGAACTGAGCTCCCAAACCCTCGAAAGCCGGCTCACACCCGGCCTGTTCTTCATCGGCGAGGTGGTCGACGTCACCGGCTGGCTCGGTGGTTACAACTTCCAGTGGGCGTGGGCGAGCGCCGCCGCCTGTGCCCAGGCCCTGGCCGCACCACCTCAGAGCAGCCACTAA
- the yjgA gene encoding ribosome biogenesis factor YjgA, whose amino-acid sequence MAKPHPRSPSVDDGHADDGTPEYERPSKTQLKKEMHELQELGEALVGLPEDRVVDLPISESLRDAVAEYKRTKSFEGKRRQMQYIGKLMRKNDVEPIREAVAAMKLGRAKDALALHEAERWRVELLASDDALTRWMGEHPGSDLQQLRSLIRAARKDAAAAPEQRSGRAYRELFQFIKEQSGDHE is encoded by the coding sequence ATGGCAAAGCCCCACCCGCGCTCCCCTTCCGTTGACGACGGACATGCCGATGACGGCACCCCCGAATACGAGCGCCCCAGCAAGACCCAGCTCAAGAAAGAGATGCACGAGTTGCAGGAGCTGGGCGAAGCGCTCGTCGGCCTGCCCGAAGACCGTGTCGTCGACCTGCCCATTTCCGAGTCGCTGCGCGACGCGGTGGCCGAGTACAAGCGCACCAAGTCCTTCGAAGGAAAGCGCCGCCAGATGCAGTACATCGGCAAGCTGATGCGCAAGAACGACGTCGAGCCGATCCGCGAAGCCGTGGCCGCCATGAAGCTCGGCCGCGCCAAGGACGCGCTGGCCCTGCACGAAGCCGAGCGCTGGCGCGTGGAGCTGCTGGCAAGCGACGACGCCCTTACCCGCTGGATGGGCGAGCACCCGGGCAGTGACCTGCAGCAGCTGCGCAGCCTGATCCGCGCCGCGCGCAAGGATGCCGCGGCCGCGCCTGAGCAGCGCAGCGGCCGCGCCTATCGCGAGCTCTTCCAGTTCATCAAGGAACAGTCGGGCGACCATGAGTGA
- the pmbA gene encoding metalloprotease PmbA — protein MSSSLTKHHGFSYSQSDFSQLVEDALAIAKSLGATDAGVEVSEGAGLSVSVRKGEIENVERNRDKSMGVTVYLGQRRGNASTSDFSRKALEQTVQAAYDIARFTAEDPSAGLPDEADLALGEAARLDLDLFHPWDINAAEASELALRCEAAALGVDKRITNSEGAGVSAQQSHFYAGNTHGFRGGYSSSRHSLSVAPIASAGDDMQRDAWYSSMRSPTDLAAPEAVGRYAAERALSRLNARKIKTCEVPVLFESTLAAGLLGAYVQATSGGALYRKSSFLLDSLGQQVLPEHIDIHEDPHVRGAKGSAPFDDEGVVTRVRDVVKGGVVQGYFLSSYSARKLGMRTTGHAGGSQNLTFTSRLTQAGDDLDAMLRKLHRGLFVIELMGQGVNYVTGDYSRGAAGFWVENGRIAYPVHEITIAGNLRDMFKGIVAVGADTYTMGTKTIGSVLVDRMKVAGS, from the coding sequence ATGAGTTCATCGCTGACCAAACACCACGGCTTCTCGTATTCGCAGAGCGACTTCAGCCAGCTGGTGGAAGACGCTCTCGCCATCGCCAAGTCGCTCGGGGCCACCGACGCGGGCGTCGAAGTCTCCGAAGGCGCGGGCCTCTCGGTCTCGGTGCGCAAGGGCGAGATCGAGAACGTGGAGCGCAACCGTGACAAGTCGATGGGCGTCACGGTCTACCTTGGCCAGCGCCGCGGCAATGCCAGCACCTCCGATTTCTCGCGCAAGGCGCTCGAGCAGACGGTGCAGGCGGCCTACGACATCGCCCGCTTCACCGCCGAAGATCCCTCTGCCGGCCTGCCCGACGAGGCCGACCTCGCGCTCGGCGAAGCCGCGCGCCTCGACCTCGACCTCTTCCACCCCTGGGACATCAACGCCGCCGAGGCTTCCGAACTCGCCCTGCGCTGCGAAGCGGCGGCGCTCGGTGTCGACAAGCGCATCACCAACTCCGAAGGCGCGGGCGTCTCGGCCCAGCAGTCGCACTTCTATGCGGGCAACACGCATGGCTTTCGCGGTGGGTATTCCAGCTCGCGCCATTCGCTGTCGGTCGCGCCCATCGCCTCGGCCGGCGACGACATGCAGCGTGACGCGTGGTACAGCTCGATGCGCTCGCCCACCGACCTGGCCGCGCCCGAGGCCGTGGGGCGCTATGCCGCCGAGCGCGCGCTGTCGCGACTGAATGCGCGCAAGATCAAGACCTGCGAGGTGCCGGTGCTCTTCGAGTCGACGCTCGCCGCAGGGCTGCTCGGCGCCTATGTGCAGGCCACGAGTGGCGGGGCGCTGTACCGCAAGTCCTCCTTCCTGCTCGACAGTCTGGGTCAGCAGGTGCTGCCCGAGCACATCGACATCCACGAAGACCCGCACGTGCGTGGCGCCAAGGGCAGCGCACCGTTCGACGACGAAGGCGTGGTCACCCGTGTGCGCGACGTCGTGAAGGGCGGGGTGGTGCAGGGCTACTTCCTCTCGAGCTACTCGGCTCGCAAGCTCGGCATGCGCACCACCGGCCACGCCGGCGGCTCGCAGAACCTGACCTTCACCAGCCGTCTCACCCAGGCCGGCGACGACCTCGACGCGATGCTGCGCAAGCTTCACCGCGGCCTCTTCGTGATCGAGCTGATGGGGCAGGGCGTCAACTACGTCACGGGCGACTATTCGCGCGGTGCCGCGGGCTTCTGGGTGGAGAACGGGCGCATCGCCTACCCCGTGCACGAGATCACCATCGCCGGCAACCTGCGCGACATGTTCAAGGGCATCGTCGCGGTCGGCGCCGACACCTACACCATGGGCACCAAGACCATCGGGTCGGTGCTCGTCGACAGGATGAAGGTCGCAGGCTCCTGA